One window from the genome of Grus americana isolate bGruAme1 chromosome 2, bGruAme1.mat, whole genome shotgun sequence encodes:
- the MAL2 gene encoding protein MAL2 gives MLPRGASSMPPPPNPAAYFPPPRVTLPSGLEILRTYSGAVIFLEILFGTIVWILVASTRVPLPLLQGWVMFVAVTAWFLSIVFLCVFLFGYANRIAVNWNQTDFLFHGATFVFYFGAFLLQAATTSLHHFPRKFNSTTQEKILSDHEYNISIAASIFAFATAVCYGCSTALALRRWRL, from the exons ATGTTGCCCAGGGGAGCCTCGTCTATGCCGCCACCTCCCAACCCCGCTGCCTACTTCCCGCCCCCCCGGGTTACTTTGCCCTCCGGCCTGGAGATCCTGCGCACCTACTCGGGAGCCGTCATCTTCCTGGAGATC CTGTTCGGAACGATAGTCTGGATTTTGGTAGCTTCTACCAGAGTTCCACTGCcgctgctgcagggatgggtAATGTTTGTAGCAGTGACTGCGTGGTTCCTGTCCATTGTGTTCCTGTGCGTGTTCCTCTTTGGTTATGCAAATAGAATTGCTGTCAACTGGAACCAGAcg gattttcttttccatggggctacttttgtcttttattttggaGCTTTTCTACTGCAAGCAGCAACTACATCTCTGCATCACTTTCCCCGCAAATTCAATTCCACCACACAAGAGAAGATTCTATCTGATCATGAATATAACATAAGCATAGCAGCCTCG ATTTTTGCCTTTGCAACAGCTGTTTGTTACGGttgcagcacagccctggcatTAAGGAGATGGAGGCTATAG